The sequence below is a genomic window from Wyeomyia smithii strain HCP4-BCI-WySm-NY-G18 chromosome 1, ASM2978416v1, whole genome shotgun sequence.
TTCAGTACGATACGAAGTTTCCGATAATCTTGCCCAAATGTCATCCGATCACCAACTTGCTGCTGAACTGGTATCATCGAAAGTTTCGTCACGGCAACAATGAAACGGTAGCGAACGAAATACGTCAGAAGCTCTCCATTCCAAGCTTGAGAGCACGAATTCGGTCACTGGAAAAGAGCTGTCAGTGGTGTCGAGTGTACAAAGCAACTCCTGCAATTCCGAAGATGAGCCCGGTTCCTTGGTTTCGTACCACTCCTTTCATTCGACCCTTCACCTTTGTAGGTATCGACTACTTTGGGCCATATCTAGTAAAGATCGGTCGTAGTAGCGTTAAACGCTGGGTAGCGATCTTCACGTGTCTGACCGTCCGAGCCATACATCTGGAGGTAGTACACAGTCTAACAACCGACTCGTGTAAGAAAGCAGTTCGGCGATTCATCGCTCGCAGAGGAGCACCGAAAGAGGTGTACACAGACAACGGCACGAATTTCATAGGCGCCAGCAGAGAGCTCGACGAGGAGTTGAGGGAAATCAACTTAGCCTACGGACACAGATACTCAGTGGCGGTTCAACCCACCATCGGCTCCGCATATGGGTGGATGCTGGAAGCGAATGGTGCGTTCGGTAAAGACGGCGCTAGGAGTGCTGCCTACGTCGCGTAAGCTGAACGACGAATCGTTCGCGACATTTCTGGCCGAAGCTGAGCATATGGTTAATTCCCGGCCGTTGACTTACCTACCACTGGATAGTGCACAGCAGGAAGCGTTAACTCCAAACCACTTCCTGATGCTCTAGTGGAGTTCGCCAGTTAGTCAAACCACCGACGGATGAGAAGGAAGCGTTGAAGAATAGTTGGAAACTGATACAAGAAAAGCTGGATTCGTTCTGGAGACGTTGGATTACCGAATACTTGCCGATCTTAACTCGGCGGTGCAAATGGTTCCACGATGTACCACCCATCAAAGAAGGAGCTTTGGTGATGATAGTCGATGGAAAAGTACGGAACCTTTGGACTCGTGGTCGAATTAGTAGAATCTACCCTGGGAAGGACGGAGTTGCGCGTCGCGCAGATGTGGAAACGGCGACCGGCATGCTGAAAGGTAGAGCGGTTTGTAACCTAGCGGTTCTGGATGTGACCGATTATGAGAGAGCGAGTTGTGGAGGGCAAAACAGCGGTGAATTCGGTGCCACTCGGCACGAGGGGGAGGATATTACGGTGGAcagaaacgaaaaataaaacggCGCACCCCCCGGCGCGATTGACGTTCAGGCGGGAATGATGTGGTAATATGCTGGTATGTGGAGAACTGTCAGATAGTTGCTTGTGGTTAGGAAACACACATGTCATTGTTTTTTCATTGGTTATGGGTAGTAGCAttataattaaaataaattaagtgCCTAGTTCGAGACTACTTCTTTGTGCTAATGCACTGGAAACGGCTGAGTTTGCTACTGGAAACCGAAACGCTACCCTCCCATAACAAGAAGTTATGGTTAAGTTAACATTCACGAAAATTTAACACCGTAGATTGAAAAGAAGAAGGTTATAGCTGACACACAACCGCATTGTTGACGTAGGACAAGGAGGAGTTATTCTTCATTAACACACAACACAGAGAGCAAGAGGTTAAAAAACTAAAATCATCACGTCCTTAATtaggtcctaaagttttacacggatttctgatttttatatatcagctgaaagagggcaattttttgagcaaaacgtgatttttaaaaaatgtatcattttccattgatttttaaatgaagaataaaaatttgctcgaaatgccttaaatgacagctctcccatataccgtacatgggcgaaatgtcatttaagacctttcgagcagtttttttactctTCATTCAATAAtcaaaggaaaacgataaactttttttaaaaatcacgttttgctcagaaaacacggctttttcaaatgatatataaaaccttgtatagctttaggacctaATTGATACTTGTTAAAGTCATtggtaaactttgcggccttcCGTGGTATGGTgatccgaagtaccttcttcctccgcaaaggtatccacaaatccacctggagatcacctgaccaacagacagagaaccaaatcgaccacgttctaatcgacggcaggatCTTCTCCGATATCATTA
It includes:
- the LOC129717330 gene encoding uncharacterized protein LOC129717330, with the protein product MAYVHRFAGKLLQRTGRRPRSDEGDIRREDLQNAEECLWRIAQSDGYADEVATMNRNVRLAPENRKALSRSSSIATLPPMLDDRGLLRVDGRISAADYVQYDTKFPIILPKCHPITNLLLNWYHRKFRHGNNETVANEIRQKLSIPSLRARIRSLEKSCQWCRVYKATPAIPKMSPVPWFRTTPFIRPFTFVGIDYFGPYLVKIGRSSVKRWVAIFTCLTVRAIHLEVVHSLTTDSCKKAVRRFIARRGAPKEVYTDNGTNFIGASRELDEELREINLAYGHRYSVAVQPTIGSAYGWMLEANGAFGKDGARSAAYVAGVRQLVKPPTDEKEALKNSWKLIQEKLDSFWRRWITEYLPILTRRCKWFHDVPPIKEGALVMIVDGKVRNLWTRGRISRIYPGKDGVARRADVETATGMLKVGGNEIEVVDVFVYLGSLVTTDKDTSEEIQRQRRSSRIRRRTKLAIYKSLIDSPQRA